From the genome of bacterium, one region includes:
- a CDS encoding amidoligase family protein: MRTLRFGVEIELVSISRERAAKAVQAVVGGAVEYRGYVDNLDTWTVTDARGRTWKIVSDASLTHAPAHLRAEVVTPILEWTDIEKLQEVVRALRQAGGRVNEQCGVHVHVDGAPFDAAALTRLVKIVNKQERLIIDALAVNEDRLRRYAKANSQEFVQKVSTQRVRSMRTLNRLWYGKHNGNPQHYDPSRYRGLNLHPLWYDQSFELRWFNGSNHAGVIRAYIVFSLALAAKALNARAASGNRRDYDPNNTKYCFRVFLIHLELIGDEFKNVRKHLMAHLTGSAAWRHGRPIKKSKGDGLDQEAQ; this comes from the coding sequence CTGCGCACCCTGCGCTTCGGCGTCGAGATTGAACTCGTCTCGATCTCACGCGAGCGCGCGGCCAAGGCCGTGCAGGCTGTGGTCGGCGGCGCGGTGGAGTATCGCGGGTACGTCGACAACCTCGACACCTGGACGGTTACCGACGCTCGCGGCCGCACCTGGAAGATCGTATCGGATGCGTCGCTCACGCACGCGCCTGCGCATCTGCGCGCCGAGGTCGTCACGCCGATCCTCGAATGGACCGATATCGAGAAACTCCAGGAGGTCGTGAGGGCGCTTCGGCAGGCGGGCGGCCGAGTAAACGAACAGTGTGGCGTCCACGTCCATGTCGACGGCGCGCCGTTTGACGCGGCCGCACTGACGCGCCTGGTCAAGATCGTCAACAAGCAGGAGCGACTCATCATCGACGCGCTGGCAGTCAACGAAGATCGTCTCCGCAGGTACGCGAAGGCGAACAGCCAGGAGTTCGTCCAGAAGGTATCGACGCAGCGCGTCCGGTCGATGCGCACGCTGAATCGGCTGTGGTACGGCAAGCACAACGGCAATCCGCAGCATTACGATCCGTCGAGGTATAGAGGCCTAAATCTTCACCCGCTATGGTACGACCAATCGTTCGAACTCCGCTGGTTCAACGGCTCCAACCACGCAGGGGTGATCCGCGCCTACATCGTGTTCTCGCTCGCGCTGGCAGCCAAGGCGCTGAATGCAAGGGCCGCGAGCGGCAATCGCCGTGATTACGACCCCAACAATACCAAGTACTGTTTCCGCGTCTTTCTGATCCACCTCGAGTTGATCGGCGACGAGTTCAAGAACGTCCGTAAGCACCTGATGGCGCACCTGACTGGTAGTGCGGCATGGCGGCACGGGCGGCCGATAAAGAAAAGCAAAGGCGATGGCCTCGATCAAGAAGCGCAGTAA
- a CDS encoding baseplate J/gp47 family protein has product MIIRTYDQIVADMLAKIAARTKLTNFNVGSVVRTLVEILGSGLADLGDLTLACLKAGFIATAEGYWLDLKAKEFGVTRHPAKATEGTVFFARSVPRNENIVIPAGTIVSTLKDQEGKAYRYFTQAEAILAAGTSEISVAVIAEQTGAAHNVGPGSIQKTAVHSRGVDSVENRDDWMTSEGTDAETDASLRARCFLAWEELTQGSTERAYISWALSDPRVTSAFVNSQHPRGQGTVNVYILGAGGMPSPGLITAVQAIIDANRPLCVDAFVLAPDEIEVDLTLAIVPKRYVSTATIEAEVRRRLAAYFNPQGDPAYPWIEPLGVGRKVVFNQLVEIVMSVDGVYDVRFVAPVADIDVDTDELPTIRSLTISFEGAVA; this is encoded by the coding sequence ATGATCATCCGCACCTACGATCAGATCGTCGCCGACATGCTGGCCAAGATCGCGGCCCGTACGAAGCTCACCAACTTCAACGTCGGGTCCGTCGTCCGCACACTCGTGGAAATCCTCGGCTCAGGGCTCGCCGACCTGGGCGACCTGACGCTCGCCTGCCTCAAGGCGGGCTTCATCGCCACGGCGGAAGGCTACTGGCTCGACCTCAAGGCCAAGGAGTTCGGCGTCACGCGGCACCCGGCCAAAGCGACCGAGGGCACGGTGTTCTTCGCCAGGTCGGTCCCCCGAAACGAGAACATCGTCATTCCGGCGGGCACCATCGTCTCGACACTCAAGGACCAGGAAGGCAAGGCCTATCGGTACTTCACGCAGGCCGAGGCGATTCTGGCGGCGGGCACATCGGAGATTTCCGTCGCGGTCATCGCCGAGCAGACCGGCGCAGCGCACAACGTCGGGCCCGGCTCCATTCAGAAGACCGCCGTCCACAGCCGAGGCGTGGACTCGGTCGAGAACCGCGACGACTGGATGACGAGCGAGGGCACCGATGCGGAAACCGATGCGTCGCTTCGGGCGCGGTGCTTTCTCGCCTGGGAAGAACTGACCCAAGGTAGCACCGAGCGAGCCTACATCTCCTGGGCGCTGTCTGATCCGCGCGTCACGAGCGCCTTCGTCAACTCGCAGCACCCGCGCGGTCAGGGCACGGTCAATGTTTACATCCTCGGCGCGGGTGGAATGCCGTCGCCGGGCCTGATTACCGCAGTCCAGGCCATCATCGACGCCAACCGTCCTCTGTGCGTGGATGCGTTCGTGCTCGCGCCCGACGAGATCGAGGTGGACCTCACGCTGGCCATCGTGCCCAAGCGCTACGTCTCCACCGCGACCATCGAGGCCGAGGTGCGCCGTCGGCTCGCGGCGTATTTCAATCCGCAGGGCGATCCGGCTTACCCGTGGATCGAGCCGCTCGGCGTGGGCCGCAAGGTCGTCTTCAACCAATTGGTCGAGATCGTCATGAGCGTGGACGGCGTGTACGACGTCCGGTTCGTCGCGCCGGTTGCGGATATCGACGTCGATACCGATGAATTGCCGACCATCCGGTCGCTTACGATCAGCTTTGAAGGAGCCGTGGCATGA
- a CDS encoding gamma-glutamylcyclotransferase: MASIKKRSKRGGGSTILFVYGTLKRGQRNHHLMREARFLGEAVTAPQYTLLDLGSFPGMIPSGNTAVHGELYEVGPELMARLDRHEGVPRFYVRVPILLCEGNSAESYILVHRERIKDGVIILTCWS; this comes from the coding sequence ATGGCCTCGATCAAGAAGCGCAGTAAGAGGGGCGGTGGCTCCACGATCCTTTTCGTTTACGGCACTCTGAAGCGCGGCCAGCGAAATCACCATCTGATGCGCGAGGCGCGGTTCCTCGGTGAAGCCGTCACCGCACCGCAGTACACGTTGCTCGACCTAGGTTCTTTTCCGGGTATGATCCCTAGCGGCAACACCGCCGTCCACGGCGAACTCTACGAGGTCGGGCCGGAACTGATGGCGCGGCTCGACCGGCACGAGGGTGTGCCGAGGTTCTATGTGCGCGTTCCAATTTTACTTTGCGAGGGTAATTCTGCCGAAAGCTATATCTTGGTTCATCGGGAACGAATTAAGGACGGAGTCATTATTCTGACATGCTGGTCATGA
- a CDS encoding site-specific DNA-methyltransferase — MPTLEWIGKKAVLNHHREVPFHLLKADPKLSVGDPGSGNLLMQGDNLLALKALLPYYAGQVKCIYIDPPYNTGNENWIYNDAVNSPEMRDWLGKVVGHEAEDLSRHDKWLCMMYPRLQLLKQFLREDGAIFVSIDDNAVGYLRLLMDEVFGPQRFVATVVWQKRYSRENRAGIGDVHEYLMVYAMNPDLFKVARNRVPLDEKSRSVYQNPNNDPKGPWQSISMTAQGWRPNQMYTIVAPNGKEHTPPKGRCWAFIESEYLKLRADGRMWFGKDGNGVPRVIRYLSEVEGLVPWTWWPHDEVGHTDEAKKEMLALALEEEAFDTPKPERLLQRIVGIASNKGDLVMDCFAGSGTTGAVAHKMGRRWIMVEREDFVRNLTARRLTMVVEGGDPGGITHTLDWKGGGGFRYVTLGVSLFDETGNIRKDVSFADLAAHVFFTETGEPLPKPAASKSPLLGIQNGVAVYLLYNGVLGDKRVNGGNILIGPVLDSLPQHNGPRVIYGEGCRLSLARLKREGVTFRQIPYQIKVG, encoded by the coding sequence ATGCCAACTCTGGAATGGATCGGAAAAAAGGCCGTGCTGAACCACCACCGGGAGGTGCCGTTCCACCTCCTGAAGGCCGACCCGAAGCTGTCCGTGGGCGATCCCGGCAGCGGCAACCTACTCATGCAAGGCGACAACTTGCTCGCTCTCAAGGCGCTTCTCCCTTATTACGCTGGGCAAGTGAAGTGCATCTACATCGATCCCCCGTACAACACCGGTAACGAGAACTGGATTTACAACGACGCCGTGAACAGCCCGGAGATGCGCGATTGGCTCGGAAAAGTTGTCGGCCACGAGGCGGAAGATTTGTCGCGCCACGATAAATGGCTTTGTATGATGTATCCACGCCTGCAGCTTCTCAAGCAATTCCTGCGCGAGGACGGGGCTATTTTTGTCAGCATAGACGACAACGCGGTGGGCTATCTTAGGCTCTTGATGGACGAGGTTTTTGGTCCTCAGCGTTTCGTGGCGACCGTCGTTTGGCAAAAACGTTATTCGCGGGAAAATAGGGCAGGCATTGGCGATGTCCATGAATACCTAATGGTTTACGCAATGAACCCCGACCTGTTCAAAGTGGCCAGAAATCGGGTGCCTTTGGATGAAAAAAGTAGATCAGTTTACCAAAACCCAAATAATGACCCGAAAGGTCCTTGGCAATCTATTTCGATGACTGCTCAAGGCTGGCGTCCAAATCAGATGTACACAATTGTGGCACCAAACGGGAAGGAACACACTCCTCCCAAAGGTCGCTGCTGGGCTTTCATTGAAAGTGAATATTTGAAGCTCCGTGCGGATGGGCGAATGTGGTTCGGGAAAGATGGAAATGGGGTCCCCAGAGTAATTAGGTATCTCTCAGAAGTAGAGGGGTTGGTGCCGTGGACGTGGTGGCCTCATGACGAAGTCGGACACACCGACGAGGCAAAAAAGGAAATGCTCGCGCTGGCTTTGGAGGAAGAGGCGTTTGATACACCCAAACCCGAACGCCTGTTGCAGCGGATTGTCGGCATAGCATCCAACAAAGGTGATTTGGTAATGGATTGCTTTGCTGGAAGTGGTACGACCGGTGCGGTCGCCCATAAAATGGGGCGCCGTTGGATTATGGTCGAGCGCGAAGACTTCGTGCGAAATTTGACAGCCAGACGCTTGACGATGGTGGTTGAAGGTGGCGATCCGGGTGGGATTACGCATACGTTGGATTGGAAAGGCGGCGGCGGTTTCCGGTACGTAACCCTGGGCGTCTCGCTGTTCGACGAGACGGGCAACATCCGCAAGGATGTGTCCTTCGCTGACCTCGCGGCTCATGTGTTTTTCACGGAGACAGGCGAACCTCTTCCGAAACCAGCCGCTTCGAAATCGCCGCTCCTGGGTATTCAAAACGGAGTGGCAGTTTACCTGCTGTACAACGGTGTCCTGGGTGACAAGCGGGTAAACGGCGGTAACATTTTAATTGGCCCCGTCCTGGATTCGTTGCCCCAGCATAATGGACCGCGTGTGATCTACGGCGAAGGGTGCCGTCTAAGCCTTGCGCGTCTAAAACGCGAAGGTGTCACGTTCCGGCAGATCCCCTATCAGATCAAGGTGGGTTGA
- a CDS encoding peptidoglycan recognition protein family protein: protein MAEANIIRLVEKLPWNPNRPRWTQKRGLDKIDRVILHQSLGHADTSGNRDVFGINNYHISPGNHISAAGCPHICYHACIDDDGSIYLCNELTDVVWHCAGQNSRSIGIMLVGDFAGPGHAGGEPTTAQEQAFFALAEHLVNTLGLPSSAFFGHCDFGKPACPGTTAYGWIEKLRE, encoded by the coding sequence ATGGCCGAAGCGAACATCATCCGCCTGGTCGAGAAGCTGCCGTGGAATCCGAACCGCCCGCGCTGGACGCAGAAGCGCGGCCTGGACAAGATCGACCGCGTGATCCTGCACCAGAGCCTCGGCCATGCGGACACGTCCGGCAACCGGGACGTTTTCGGGATCAACAATTACCATATCAGTCCCGGCAACCACATCTCGGCCGCGGGCTGCCCGCATATTTGCTATCACGCGTGCATTGACGACGATGGCTCGATCTATCTATGCAACGAACTGACCGATGTGGTCTGGCACTGCGCGGGTCAGAACAGCCGCTCAATCGGCATTATGCTCGTCGGCGATTTCGCGGGGCCGGGACACGCTGGCGGCGAACCCACGACAGCGCAGGAGCAGGCATTTTTCGCGCTGGCCGAGCACCTGGTGAATACGCTGGGGCTTCCTTCCTCGGCGTTTTTCGGGCACTGCGATTTTGGAAAACCTGCGTGTCCAGGGACGACGGCCTACGGGTGGATCGAGAAGTTGCGCGAGTGA
- a CDS encoding GPW/gp25 family protein: protein MGFIDTFSNAILDSAAWESHVEGANAISIVDGRLNLHATSGSMVQPGMAGVLRRAALTGDFSLVVDLDATITLGPALPFGWAVIVLGPLHESPEIIGLFKFGALDLVLAHVRVQGGIGGVGAIQLPPGITRQAARLRITRGGSTWRTEADLLDGSGYRPMSQVDGSTANAQSMLLALCCGNPVEAFFDNYLENAMPVDQPSVVTSYLYPNLGCDLLLDADGDLAVSVTGDLALTPRGSVCLLQDIADLLETLPGDLFGHPEYGAGIGRLFGENYKAGFVRHVERAMRDALVNDPSVAPRLLPETVQVDMERYSERELSVAINVSAISDGQIVPLNFVWQYGLDDVSRIFTREAAR, encoded by the coding sequence ATGGGTTTCATCGACACCTTCAGCAATGCGATTCTCGATTCAGCGGCCTGGGAATCCCACGTCGAGGGCGCCAATGCGATTTCTATCGTAGATGGCCGCCTGAACCTTCACGCGACGAGCGGCTCGATGGTTCAACCCGGCATGGCGGGCGTGCTGCGGCGCGCGGCCCTTACCGGTGACTTCAGCCTTGTCGTGGACCTCGATGCGACGATCACCCTCGGCCCGGCGCTTCCCTTCGGTTGGGCTGTGATCGTGCTCGGCCCGTTGCACGAGTCCCCGGAAATCATCGGGCTGTTCAAATTCGGCGCGCTCGACCTCGTCCTCGCGCATGTGCGCGTCCAGGGCGGGATCGGCGGCGTCGGCGCGATTCAGCTTCCGCCGGGCATCACGCGCCAGGCGGCGCGGCTTCGCATCACACGCGGCGGCAGCACCTGGAGAACCGAAGCCGATCTGCTCGACGGTTCTGGCTATCGGCCCATGTCGCAGGTCGACGGCTCCACCGCCAATGCCCAATCGATGTTGCTCGCCCTGTGCTGCGGCAATCCGGTCGAAGCCTTCTTCGATAACTATCTGGAGAACGCCATGCCGGTGGATCAGCCATCGGTAGTGACCAGCTATCTCTATCCGAACCTCGGATGCGACCTGCTGCTCGACGCGGACGGCGATCTTGCGGTTTCCGTCACCGGCGACCTGGCGCTCACACCGCGCGGTTCGGTCTGCCTGCTCCAGGACATCGCGGACCTGCTGGAGACGCTGCCCGGTGATCTGTTCGGCCATCCCGAATACGGCGCGGGGATCGGGCGGCTCTTCGGCGAGAACTACAAAGCGGGCTTTGTGCGCCACGTCGAGCGCGCCATGCGCGACGCCCTGGTCAACGATCCGTCCGTCGCGCCGCGCCTGTTGCCGGAAACCGTTCAGGTCGACATGGAGCGATATTCCGAACGCGAGCTTTCGGTTGCCATCAACGTCTCGGCGATCAGCGACGGCCAAATCGTGCCGCTCAACTTCGTCTGGCAATACGGCCTGGACGACGTATCGCGGATCTTCACGCGGGAGGCGGCGCGATGA
- a CDS encoding DEAD/DEAH box helicase family protein translates to MLQLREYQQRSLEALETFLKDATKIGPTRAFVMQTGRPYRTVHQLGEPPYVCLRVPTGGGKTFMACHALGIAARDFIHKGHVVCLWLVPSNTIREQTLAALRNRSHPYRQAVETFFPGTVTVLDLAESLYVQQSTLLGETTIIVSTLAALRVEDTDGRKIYESSGNLQHHFSALTKDQEERLERDAHGVLAYSLANVLRLHRPVVIMDEAHNARTKLSFETLARLSPSCIIEFTATPQTVHKPDLGLCASNVLHQVSAAELKAEQMVKLPIRLRTRPEWKEVVAQAVHQRDRLEAVAAEEEKQTGEYIRPIVLLQAQPQSKERETLTVEALKKCLLEDFPITEDQIAIATGQTREIDDVDLFARDCPLRYIITVQALKEGWDCSFAYVLCSVQDTHSGRAVEQVLGRILRLPGAKLKKHDDLNCSYAFTASQHFIDAANSLKDALLENGFERIEADQLVTSDEPQADLPLWTHHTEKVEEEKPDLKQLPQELGQRVTYDESTKSVRVTGVISETDREALKTCFKTDQGKEAVERLYHKSHGRAVSDGKAPEVELFRVPALAIRVGDQLELFEESHYLDFEWKLGECDEGLAETDFPTDASASKMIEVDVSDIGKVEVHFVEELHQQMSLLSFEKGWTHPALINWLDRNIPHPDIVRTESTLFVDRVLEALVNNRGINLEQLAGRKFRLRDAIAARIENYRKKKSAEAFQRVLFQMPAKEIEVGPEIVLEISKASYAPSNYYQGQYRFKRHIFPLIGDMNDEEAECAFFLDQMDEVKLWVRNLERRPESAFWLPTSTDRFYPDFVVLLNDGRWFVVEYKGADRWTTDDSKEKRKIGALWADRSDGQCLFVMVTDKKWDGLKKAVAK, encoded by the coding sequence ATGTTGCAGTTGCGCGAATACCAGCAGCGGAGCCTCGAAGCCCTGGAAACATTTTTAAAGGATGCGACGAAAATCGGGCCTACCAGGGCTTTCGTTATGCAGACTGGTCGGCCTTATCGAACGGTGCATCAACTTGGAGAGCCGCCCTATGTTTGCCTTCGCGTTCCGACCGGCGGCGGCAAGACGTTCATGGCCTGCCATGCCTTGGGAATCGCCGCGCGGGATTTTATCCACAAGGGACACGTCGTCTGCCTGTGGCTCGTACCTTCCAACACGATCCGCGAGCAGACCCTGGCCGCATTGAGAAACCGAAGTCACCCTTATCGGCAGGCAGTGGAGACGTTTTTTCCAGGCACGGTGACCGTGCTCGATCTGGCCGAATCCCTTTACGTACAGCAATCCACTCTGCTGGGCGAGACGACGATCATCGTGTCCACGCTGGCCGCGCTTCGCGTGGAGGATACCGACGGCCGGAAGATTTACGAATCGTCGGGGAACCTACAACATCACTTCAGCGCGTTGACGAAAGATCAAGAAGAGCGCCTGGAAAGGGACGCGCACGGCGTGCTCGCTTATTCCCTTGCCAATGTTCTTCGCCTTCACCGCCCCGTTGTCATCATGGACGAAGCGCACAATGCGCGGACCAAACTGTCCTTCGAAACGCTGGCGCGTCTGTCGCCCTCATGCATCATCGAGTTCACTGCGACTCCTCAGACCGTGCATAAGCCGGACTTGGGGTTGTGCGCCAGCAACGTGCTCCATCAAGTTTCCGCGGCTGAACTCAAAGCAGAACAGATGGTCAAACTGCCGATCCGACTGCGCACACGGCCCGAATGGAAGGAGGTCGTTGCCCAGGCGGTCCATCAACGGGATCGGTTGGAGGCCGTGGCCGCCGAGGAGGAAAAACAGACCGGCGAGTACATCCGTCCCATTGTGCTGCTGCAGGCCCAGCCCCAGAGCAAGGAAAGGGAAACCCTGACGGTTGAGGCGCTGAAGAAGTGCTTGCTGGAGGACTTCCCCATAACGGAAGATCAGATCGCCATCGCCACGGGCCAGACGCGGGAAATCGACGATGTTGACCTGTTTGCCCGCGATTGCCCACTTCGGTACATCATCACCGTTCAGGCACTGAAGGAAGGTTGGGACTGCTCTTTTGCATACGTCCTGTGTTCGGTTCAGGACACGCATTCAGGCCGCGCGGTGGAGCAGGTTCTTGGACGAATTCTAAGACTCCCCGGAGCGAAGTTAAAAAAGCATGACGATCTGAATTGCTCCTATGCATTTACCGCGTCGCAACACTTTATCGACGCCGCCAACTCCCTGAAGGACGCGCTACTGGAGAACGGTTTCGAGCGCATTGAAGCCGATCAATTGGTAACCTCCGACGAGCCGCAAGCCGATTTGCCGTTATGGACGCATCACACCGAAAAGGTGGAGGAGGAAAAGCCCGATCTCAAGCAGCTGCCGCAAGAGTTGGGTCAGCGCGTGACCTATGACGAGAGCACGAAATCAGTTCGCGTGACCGGTGTCATCAGCGAAACAGACAGGGAGGCTTTGAAGACTTGCTTCAAGACCGACCAGGGCAAGGAAGCCGTGGAACGTCTCTATCATAAATCCCATGGGCGAGCAGTCAGCGATGGAAAAGCTCCGGAAGTTGAACTTTTTCGTGTTCCAGCCCTCGCCATTCGGGTGGGCGACCAACTTGAACTGTTCGAGGAAAGCCATTATCTCGACTTTGAATGGAAGCTTGGCGAGTGCGATGAGGGTCTTGCGGAAACGGACTTTCCGACGGATGCAAGCGCCAGCAAGATGATCGAGGTTGACGTAAGCGATATCGGGAAGGTCGAAGTCCATTTCGTCGAAGAGTTGCATCAGCAGATGAGCCTTCTCTCCTTCGAGAAAGGCTGGACCCATCCGGCGCTGATCAATTGGCTGGACCGCAATATTCCGCACCCTGACATCGTTCGCACCGAATCGACGTTGTTTGTCGACCGCGTGCTGGAAGCGCTGGTCAACAATCGCGGCATAAATCTTGAGCAGCTGGCCGGGCGAAAATTCCGTTTGCGTGACGCTATCGCGGCGCGGATTGAGAACTATCGAAAAAAGAAATCGGCCGAGGCCTTTCAGCGAGTACTGTTTCAGATGCCCGCCAAGGAGATCGAAGTTGGGCCTGAGATCGTCTTGGAGATATCCAAAGCCAGTTACGCTCCCAGCAACTACTACCAAGGCCAGTACCGTTTCAAAAGACATATATTTCCTCTAATTGGCGACATGAATGATGAAGAAGCCGAGTGCGCTTTCTTTCTCGATCAGATGGACGAGGTCAAGCTATGGGTCCGTAACCTCGAACGTCGCCCGGAGTCCGCGTTCTGGCTACCGACCTCCACCGACAGGTTCTATCCGGATTTTGTGGTGCTACTAAATGATGGGCGCTGGTTCGTGGTCGAGTACAAGGGGGCAGACCGTTGGACCACTGACGACTCCAAAGAGAAACGGAAAATCGGCGCGTTATGGGCAGATCGAAGCGACGGTCAATGTTTGTTCGTCATGGTGACCGATAAGAAGTGGGATGGGTTGAAGAAGGCAGTAGCTAAATAG
- a CDS encoding recombinase family protein has product MKTWDKFLNGYFTGTRAPYGFKLVLDLPTESREGHYRLDVGDENEVDTIEFIFTQFAFSGVSRRKICSTLNANGVQPPVGNRNWEPRLISAILTDERYIGVSRHGNFRRVDSFPPVIAEWIFRAAQMRLGEEWEKRGRIALRWKAEAFARLQEGLPAN; this is encoded by the coding sequence ATGAAAACCTGGGACAAATTCTTGAACGGATATTTCACCGGAACCCGCGCCCCCTATGGTTTCAAATTGGTCCTTGATTTGCCGACCGAATCGCGAGAAGGCCACTATCGGCTTGATGTGGGCGACGAAAACGAAGTGGACACCATTGAGTTCATCTTTACGCAGTTTGCGTTTTCAGGCGTTTCACGCCGGAAGATTTGCAGCACCCTCAACGCGAACGGAGTCCAACCACCAGTCGGAAATCGGAATTGGGAGCCACGGCTGATCAGCGCGATACTGACCGACGAGAGATACATCGGCGTGAGCCGACATGGAAACTTTCGGCGTGTGGATTCCTTCCCACCGGTGATTGCTGAATGGATTTTCCGAGCCGCGCAAATGCGACTCGGTGAGGAATGGGAAAAACGCGGTCGGATTGCCTTGCGATGGAAAGCAGAAGCCTTTGCGAGATTGCAAGAGGGCCTGCCCGCCAATTAG
- a CDS encoding ImmA/IrrE family metallo-endopeptidase gives MFVPSRLTLARKRRGMTKIRLGETTSLTVRSITAYESGDYEPTSAHLTTLSNALQFPEDFFSQPEVSELPPNGASFRAMSSMTAYQRDMALSAGYLAVELNQWLEDKFNLPQSDVPSLRNTEPEAAAEYVRNKWTLGELTIRNMIHLLELHGVRIYSLAESCREVDAFSLWRGNTPFIFLNTTKSAERSRFDCAHELGHLVLHRHGAPNGREAEQQADTFASAMLMPKGSVLAKAPRMATLDLLIALKKHWTVSVGALAYRLRALNLLTEWQYRTICVQIAQLGYRTREPQGSSHETSQILNKVFLTLREENIAKKDVARDLRIDPTDLDALLFGLVMVPVAGNGQSGASSKKRRPDLKIV, from the coding sequence GTGTTCGTACCTTCACGGCTGACCCTTGCGCGAAAACGGCGAGGGATGACAAAGATTCGTCTGGGTGAGACTACCTCGTTGACTGTGCGAAGCATCACCGCCTATGAAAGCGGCGACTATGAACCCACGTCGGCTCACCTAACCACACTGTCCAACGCGCTACAGTTTCCTGAGGATTTTTTCTCCCAACCGGAGGTATCCGAACTGCCTCCCAACGGGGCAAGTTTCCGCGCCATGAGTTCGATGACCGCGTATCAACGTGACATGGCTCTTAGCGCCGGTTACTTGGCGGTTGAGTTGAACCAATGGCTTGAAGATAAATTCAATCTTCCGCAATCCGATGTACCATCGCTTCGCAATACCGAACCCGAAGCGGCTGCGGAATACGTCCGAAATAAATGGACCCTTGGTGAACTCACCATAAGGAACATGATCCATCTGCTTGAACTCCACGGGGTCCGTATCTATTCGCTCGCGGAAAGCTGCCGGGAAGTGGATGCGTTTTCTTTATGGAGGGGCAACACCCCTTTCATTTTCCTTAACACGACAAAATCAGCAGAACGAAGCCGGTTCGACTGTGCGCACGAACTCGGCCATCTCGTTCTTCATCGCCACGGTGCCCCCAACGGCCGCGAAGCCGAGCAACAAGCGGATACCTTCGCTTCTGCGATGCTGATGCCTAAAGGAAGCGTGTTGGCAAAAGCGCCTCGAATGGCCACATTGGACTTACTCATCGCGCTCAAAAAGCACTGGACGGTTTCTGTTGGCGCTCTCGCGTATCGATTGAGAGCGCTTAATCTTCTAACCGAATGGCAGTACCGCACCATTTGCGTGCAGATAGCCCAACTCGGTTATCGAACCCGTGAACCGCAAGGATCGTCGCACGAGACCTCGCAGATTTTGAATAAGGTTTTCTTGACGCTTCGTGAAGAGAACATCGCCAAAAAAGACGTCGCTCGCGACCTGCGAATCGATCCGACCGACCTCGACGCGCTTCTGTTCGGGTTGGTCATGGTTCCAGTTGCCGGAAATGGGCAAAGTGGCGCTTCTTCGAAGAAGCGAAGGCCGGATCTGAAAATAGTTTAA